A stretch of the Arthrobacter stackebrandtii genome encodes the following:
- a CDS encoding APC family permease: MSTHPELARRLGTVDAVVIGLGSMIGAGVFAAFTPAAQAAGSGLLVGLAVAAFVAYCNATSSAQLAAAYPTSGGTYIYGRERLGPWPGFLAGWGFVVGKTASSAAMAMTFAAYAAPPGWERPVAIAAVVLLVAVNYRGVSRTAGLARIIVAAVLAALTIAVAAVWAGGAASPGDVPGGGLLAHGWYGILQSAGLLFFAFAGYARIATLGEEVKDPRRTIPRTILLALAIAAAVYAIVGVTLLAALGPDGVASTSAPLADAVVAGGWAWAAPVVRVGAALASLGALLALVAGLGRTTLAMAREGDLPHWLAAIHPRFQVPHRAELALGAVICVIIAVADLRGAIAFSSFGVLVYYLVANLAAFTQSGADRRYPKVLQVLGALACVVLVATLPLAAVLVGLVIFAAGAAYRMARLRRRA; encoded by the coding sequence ATGAGCACCCACCCCGAGCTTGCCCGCAGGCTGGGCACGGTCGACGCCGTCGTCATTGGCCTCGGCTCCATGATCGGCGCCGGCGTGTTCGCCGCCTTCACGCCTGCGGCCCAGGCCGCCGGCTCCGGGCTGCTGGTCGGGCTGGCCGTTGCTGCGTTCGTCGCCTATTGCAATGCCACCTCTTCGGCCCAGCTGGCCGCCGCCTACCCCACGTCCGGCGGCACCTATATCTACGGGCGCGAGAGGCTGGGGCCCTGGCCCGGGTTCCTGGCCGGCTGGGGCTTTGTGGTGGGCAAGACCGCCAGCAGCGCCGCCATGGCCATGACCTTTGCCGCCTACGCCGCCCCGCCGGGGTGGGAGCGCCCGGTGGCGATTGCCGCCGTCGTGCTTCTCGTGGCCGTCAACTACCGGGGCGTGAGCCGCACCGCGGGCCTGGCCCGGATCATCGTCGCGGCCGTGCTGGCCGCCCTCACCATCGCCGTCGCGGCGGTTTGGGCGGGCGGCGCTGCGTCGCCCGGGGACGTACCGGGCGGCGGGCTGCTGGCGCACGGCTGGTACGGGATACTGCAGTCGGCGGGGCTGCTGTTCTTCGCGTTTGCCGGCTACGCCCGGATCGCCACGCTCGGCGAAGAGGTCAAGGACCCGCGGCGCACCATCCCCCGCACCATCCTGCTGGCCTTGGCCATCGCCGCCGCGGTGTACGCCATCGTGGGCGTCACGCTGCTTGCTGCGTTGGGGCCCGACGGCGTTGCCTCCACCTCCGCGCCGCTCGCCGACGCCGTGGTTGCGGGCGGGTGGGCCTGGGCCGCCCCGGTGGTCCGGGTTGGCGCGGCACTGGCTTCCCTGGGTGCACTGCTGGCGCTGGTTGCCGGGCTGGGCCGGACCACGCTGGCCATGGCGCGGGAGGGCGACCTGCCGCACTGGCTCGCCGCCATCCATCCCCGGTTCCAGGTCCCGCACCGCGCCGAGCTGGCGCTGGGTGCCGTGATTTGCGTGATCATTGCCGTCGCGGACCTGCGCGGGGCCATCGCCTTTTCCTCGTTTGGCGTGCTGGTCTACTACCTCGTGGCAAACCTGGCCGCCTTCACGCAGTCGGGCGCCGACCGCCGGTACCCCAAGGTTCTGCAGGTGCTGGGTGCGCTTGCCTGCGTGGTGCTTGTGGCGACG
- a CDS encoding sensor histidine kinase gives MSARRPAAPHAPSADSPQLRRAAVTVGLRIAVAAALMVVVVIIAAALYMLYLSHHPDTAAADAADRVYVESNDMLKAMALAGFAGIVAAGAIGWLSARSAIRPVGRALDMQRRFVQDASHELRTPLAILDARVQLAELKVEPGSDAARILAQVRQDTAALTDTVQELLLAAMGDAGTTSEPLAVAPVIADVAAGLQDLAASRGISLAPGDAARSASSGDDDGPRVRIAANSLRRAVMGLVDNALNHTPAGGSITVVVAQSGSWVSVTVSDTGSGIAGIEPSRVFDRFARSSEAPAGGRRSYGLGLALVREIATAAGGTVEVTETGPSGTTMTLTLPAA, from the coding sequence ATGAGCGCCCGCCGCCCGGCGGCTCCGCACGCCCCCTCCGCCGACTCCCCGCAGCTGCGCCGGGCCGCCGTCACCGTGGGTCTGCGCATTGCCGTGGCCGCCGCGCTCATGGTGGTGGTGGTGATCATTGCAGCCGCGCTGTACATGCTCTACCTCTCGCACCACCCGGACACCGCCGCCGCGGACGCGGCCGACCGGGTTTACGTGGAGTCCAACGACATGCTCAAGGCCATGGCGCTGGCCGGGTTCGCCGGGATCGTTGCCGCGGGGGCCATCGGCTGGCTCAGTGCCCGCAGCGCCATCCGCCCTGTCGGCCGCGCCCTCGACATGCAGCGCCGCTTCGTGCAGGATGCCAGCCACGAGCTGCGCACCCCGCTGGCCATCCTCGACGCCCGCGTCCAGCTCGCCGAACTCAAGGTGGAGCCCGGCAGCGACGCCGCCCGCATCCTTGCCCAGGTCCGCCAGGACACGGCCGCGCTGACGGACACCGTCCAGGAACTCCTGCTGGCCGCCATGGGCGATGCCGGGACCACGTCCGAACCGCTCGCGGTGGCCCCCGTGATTGCGGACGTCGCGGCCGGGCTGCAGGACCTGGCCGCCTCACGCGGCATATCCCTGGCTCCCGGAGACGCCGCCCGGAGTGCCTCCTCCGGGGACGACGACGGACCCCGGGTTCGCATCGCGGCCAACAGTTTGCGCCGGGCCGTCATGGGGCTGGTGGACAACGCTCTGAACCACACCCCGGCCGGCGGGTCCATCACGGTGGTCGTGGCACAGTCAGGGAGCTGGGTGTCCGTCACCGTTTCAGACACCGGCAGCGGCATTGCCGGGATCGAGCCCTCCCGGGTGTTTGACCGCTTTGCCCGCAGCAGCGAAGCCCCGGCGGGAGGTAGGCGCAGCTACGGACTGGGCCTGGCTCTGGTCCGCGAAATCGCAACGGCCGCCGGCGGAACCGTCGAGGTGACCGAGACGGGCCCGTCCGGCACCACCATGACGCTGACCCTGCCCGCCGCCTGA
- a CDS encoding response regulator transcription factor → MHTPELPRLLLVEDDPVLGPLIAELLAGDYSVHLAADGRHGLHLALTETWDALVVDRGLPLLDGLELVSALRRKGIGTPAIILTALGATADKIEGLDAGANDYMSKPFDAGELRARLRAMTRSFAPADALLDVGGWLFDPANRSLRSPYGVLVGLTAKESELLALLAGHPDKVFTRSELLSALFHAEDSPTVIDTYVHYLRKKVSKSVVRTVHGLGYQIGDAE, encoded by the coding sequence ATGCACACCCCTGAACTGCCCCGGCTGCTGCTGGTGGAGGACGACCCCGTCCTCGGCCCGCTCATCGCCGAGCTGCTCGCCGGTGACTACAGCGTCCACCTCGCCGCCGACGGCCGGCACGGCCTGCACCTCGCCCTGACTGAAACGTGGGATGCCCTGGTGGTGGACCGTGGGCTGCCGCTGCTGGACGGGCTGGAGCTGGTGTCGGCGCTGCGGCGCAAGGGCATCGGAACCCCCGCCATCATCCTCACCGCGCTGGGCGCCACTGCGGACAAGATTGAGGGGCTCGACGCCGGGGCGAACGACTACATGTCCAAACCGTTTGACGCCGGTGAGCTGAGGGCGCGCCTGCGTGCCATGACCCGCAGTTTTGCGCCTGCGGATGCGCTGTTGGACGTGGGCGGCTGGCTGTTCGACCCGGCCAACCGTTCGCTGCGCTCACCCTATGGGGTCCTGGTGGGGCTGACCGCCAAGGAGAGCGAGCTGCTGGCCCTGCTGGCGGGACACCCGGACAAGGTGTTCACCCGTTCGGAACTGCTGTCCGCCCTGTTCCATGCCGAGGACTCCCCCACCGTCATCGACACCTATGTGCACTACCTGCGCAAGAAGGTGTCAAAGTCCGTGGTCCGGACCGTGCACGGGCTGGGATACCAGATCGGCGACGCCGAATGA
- a CDS encoding DedA family protein, which produces MLHTVAFALPAAHASIPAAVPAGLLAVMDPAALLGGLGPATLAVVALIVFIESGLLFPFLPGDSLLFTAGLLHNQLHLSLPVLIGVVTLAAVAGDQVGYLLGRKFGRRWFKDDARILKTKYLEETEAFFARHGGWAIVLARFVPVVRTYTPLVAGVANYDHRKFTLWNVAGALGWGASITLLGTWLGHYEVVAKNIDVIAVVLVLASVLPAAISFLLKRRRARSAPSAPAEEPAGDNNEHAHP; this is translated from the coding sequence ATGCTGCACACAGTTGCTTTTGCCCTTCCCGCCGCCCACGCCTCCATCCCCGCCGCCGTCCCGGCCGGCCTGCTGGCCGTCATGGACCCGGCCGCGCTGCTGGGCGGGCTGGGGCCGGCCACCCTGGCCGTCGTCGCACTGATTGTCTTCATTGAATCGGGCCTCCTGTTCCCCTTCCTTCCCGGGGACTCACTGCTCTTCACGGCGGGTCTGCTGCACAACCAGCTGCACCTTTCCCTCCCTGTCCTGATCGGCGTGGTGACTCTGGCCGCCGTGGCGGGCGACCAGGTGGGCTACCTGTTGGGCCGCAAGTTTGGCCGCCGCTGGTTCAAGGACGACGCCCGCATCCTCAAAACCAAATACCTGGAGGAGACCGAGGCGTTCTTTGCCAGGCACGGCGGGTGGGCGATTGTGCTGGCCCGCTTTGTCCCCGTGGTGCGCACCTACACCCCGCTGGTGGCTGGCGTGGCAAACTACGACCACCGCAAGTTCACCCTGTGGAACGTGGCAGGCGCCTTGGGCTGGGGAGCCTCCATCACCCTCCTCGGCACCTGGCTGGGCCACTACGAAGTCGTCGCCAAAAACATAGACGTGATCGCCGTCGTGCTGGTCCTGGCATCAGTCCTCCCGGCCGCCATCAGCTTCCTCCTCAAGCGCCGCCGCGCCAGGTCCGCGCCGTCCGCGCCGGCGGAGGAGCCTGCGGGGGACAATAATGAGCATGCACACCCCTGA
- a CDS encoding phosphatase PAP2 family protein: protein MAAPPPSRQSRHDAGPSSRSRLAVLPLLPFWGLWVAVLSAAVLALGFTVSFTPGFTAEEFTVDQQLSRGHVGVLTVLAMALDKVFSPAGGVVLIAIVCLFLLLVRKAPVDAVTFGAVAASGWLSSQFFKAVVERQRPNPALLFDPLAPETGSNSFPSGHVALAVGLAWAFWFLLRRTRWARLALILGILVPVVVAWSRLYVGVHYPTDVAASFLAASAAVFLLAGVWNGWLSPVLARIRWPRFLGLEPAGGPAHRSPASGSTLERGSSISSPRRNLD, encoded by the coding sequence ATGGCTGCACCTCCCCCTTCCCGGCAATCCCGGCACGACGCCGGCCCCTCCTCCCGCTCCCGGCTCGCCGTGCTGCCGCTGCTTCCCTTTTGGGGGCTGTGGGTGGCGGTGCTGTCTGCCGCGGTGCTGGCGCTGGGGTTCACGGTCTCGTTCACGCCCGGGTTCACTGCGGAGGAATTTACTGTGGACCAGCAGCTCAGCCGCGGCCATGTAGGTGTGCTGACTGTCCTCGCCATGGCCCTGGACAAGGTGTTTTCACCCGCGGGCGGGGTGGTGCTGATCGCGATCGTGTGCCTGTTCCTGCTCCTGGTGCGCAAGGCCCCTGTCGACGCAGTTACCTTCGGCGCCGTTGCGGCGTCGGGGTGGCTGTCCAGCCAGTTCTTCAAGGCGGTTGTGGAGCGGCAGCGGCCAAACCCGGCCCTGCTGTTTGACCCGCTGGCCCCGGAAACCGGTTCCAACAGCTTCCCCAGCGGCCATGTCGCCCTGGCGGTGGGCCTGGCTTGGGCGTTCTGGTTCCTGCTGCGCCGCACGCGGTGGGCCCGCCTGGCACTCATCCTGGGGATCCTTGTGCCCGTGGTGGTGGCCTGGTCGAGGCTGTACGTGGGCGTGCACTACCCCACCGATGTTGCCGCGTCCTTCCTGGCTGCGAGCGCCGCCGTGTTTCTGTTGGCCGGGGTGTGGAACGGATGGCTCAGCCCGGTGCTCGCCCGCATCCGCTGGCCAAGGTTCCTGGGGCTGGAGCCGGCCGGCGGTCCCGCGCACCGTTCCCCGGCCTCCGGGTCTACGCTTGAACGCGGGAGCAGTATTTCTTCACCCCGCCGAAACCTTGATTGA
- a CDS encoding glycoside hydrolase family 2 TIM barrel-domain containing protein: MTPLPADVSYITDQGPGSGARVPARSWLDSDAPSLSLNGDWRFRLLPAAPGTPGAGSILPAGEAVEGIAAESYDDAGWDTLPVPSHWVLQGGGKYGRPIYTNVQYPFPIDPPFVPDANPTGDYRRSFDVPAAWFESTTAALTLRFDGVESRYKVWVNGQEIGVGSGSRLAQEFDVTGALRPGSNVLVVRVHQWSAASYLEDQDQWWLPGIFRDVTLQARPAGGITDVWLRTGWTATGGPGITGTGTLDPEITAGPDAFPVTLEVPGLGVSVRWDSPSDVVPFQVENVEPWSAEVPRLYEATVSSAAETVSLRLGFRTVEIVGDQFQVNGRRVVFHGVNRHETHPDRGRVFDEADAREDLALMKRFNVNAIRTSHYPPHPRLLDLADEMGFWVILESDLETHGFHRQGWVDNPSDVPAWRDAFVDRMERTVERDKNHASIVMWSLGNESGTGANLAAMAAWTHARDASRPVHYEGDYTGAYTDVYSRMYSSIPETDSIGRNDSHALLLGCDAAESARQRTRPFILCEYVHAMGNGPGAMDQYEELVDKYPRLHGGFVWEWRDHGIRTRTADGTEFFAYGGDFDEVIHDSNFVMDGMVLSDSTPTPGLYEYKQIVSPIRLSLAADDGGAPRLSVANLRHTADASDVVLRWRVEHDGTLAASGELAAAGADGPLRAGESATFTLPPVAAAAQGETWLGVEAVLREATQWAEAGHPLAETQLDLSAPRVAPRAPRPSAPINGAAPAGLGHAQFDGGSLVALAGLPVSGPRLELWRAPTDNDRGKGFGAYGPEDPWLNNGKGVPAPSSEAVWLQAGLDRLVRRVEDVSALPDGLRVRTRYSAANSADNVSMEETWQLAGRDLWLRLDITPSAGWDLVFPRIGVRLDLPTDVDGASWFGTGPRESYPDSMHATAVGRHSGSIDELNVPYARPQETGHRSDVRSLELSRGGVPWLRIDAEPDLLGRRPGFTLARHTAQEMGMAGHPHELPAPSHSHLYLDAAQHGLGSRACGPDVWPDFALRPEARTLVLRFSAL; this comes from the coding sequence ATGACACCCCTACCCGCCGACGTTTCGTACATCACCGACCAGGGCCCCGGCTCCGGTGCGCGCGTGCCGGCCCGCTCCTGGCTGGACTCCGATGCCCCCTCGCTCTCACTGAACGGGGACTGGCGCTTCCGCCTGCTGCCCGCCGCGCCCGGAACACCCGGCGCCGGATCCATCCTGCCCGCCGGCGAGGCGGTGGAGGGAATCGCCGCCGAATCCTACGACGACGCCGGCTGGGACACCCTGCCCGTCCCGTCCCACTGGGTGCTGCAGGGAGGTGGCAAATACGGCCGCCCGATCTACACCAACGTGCAGTACCCCTTCCCCATCGACCCTCCCTTCGTCCCCGACGCCAACCCCACCGGCGACTACCGCCGCAGCTTTGACGTCCCCGCCGCCTGGTTTGAAAGCACGACGGCGGCACTCACCCTGCGCTTCGACGGCGTCGAATCCCGGTACAAGGTTTGGGTGAACGGGCAGGAAATCGGGGTGGGCTCGGGCAGCCGGCTCGCCCAGGAATTTGACGTCACAGGGGCCCTGCGACCAGGCAGCAACGTGCTTGTTGTGCGCGTTCACCAATGGTCGGCCGCCAGCTATCTGGAGGACCAGGACCAGTGGTGGCTGCCGGGCATCTTCCGCGACGTCACACTGCAGGCCCGCCCCGCCGGCGGCATCACCGATGTCTGGCTGCGCACCGGGTGGACCGCCACCGGCGGCCCCGGAATCACCGGCACCGGCACCCTCGACCCGGAAATCACCGCGGGCCCGGATGCCTTCCCGGTGACGCTTGAGGTGCCCGGGCTGGGAGTTTCGGTCCGCTGGGACTCGCCGTCCGACGTCGTACCGTTCCAGGTGGAGAACGTGGAGCCTTGGTCGGCGGAGGTCCCCCGCCTCTACGAAGCCACCGTGTCCAGCGCCGCTGAGACCGTCAGCCTCCGGCTGGGCTTCCGCACGGTGGAGATCGTGGGCGACCAGTTCCAGGTCAACGGCCGCCGCGTGGTGTTCCACGGCGTCAACCGGCATGAGACGCACCCGGACCGCGGACGCGTCTTTGACGAGGCGGATGCCCGCGAGGACCTGGCCCTCATGAAGCGCTTCAACGTCAACGCCATCCGCACCAGCCACTACCCGCCGCACCCGCGCCTGCTGGACCTGGCCGACGAGATGGGCTTCTGGGTCATCCTGGAATCCGACCTGGAGACCCACGGCTTCCACCGGCAGGGCTGGGTGGACAACCCCAGCGACGTCCCCGCCTGGCGGGACGCGTTCGTTGACCGGATGGAACGCACCGTGGAGCGGGACAAGAACCACGCCTCCATCGTCATGTGGTCCCTGGGCAACGAGTCCGGCACGGGCGCAAACCTGGCCGCCATGGCCGCCTGGACACATGCCCGGGACGCCTCCCGGCCCGTCCACTACGAGGGCGACTACACCGGCGCGTACACGGATGTGTACTCGCGCATGTACTCCTCCATCCCGGAGACGGACTCGATCGGCCGCAACGACTCCCACGCGCTGCTCCTGGGCTGCGACGCCGCCGAATCCGCCCGCCAGCGCACCCGGCCGTTCATCCTGTGCGAGTACGTGCACGCCATGGGCAACGGCCCCGGCGCCATGGACCAGTACGAGGAGCTTGTGGACAAGTATCCGCGCCTGCACGGCGGATTTGTCTGGGAATGGCGCGACCACGGCATCCGCACCCGCACGGCCGACGGCACGGAGTTCTTTGCCTACGGCGGCGACTTCGATGAGGTGATCCACGACTCCAACTTCGTCATGGACGGCATGGTCCTCTCCGACTCCACCCCCACGCCGGGCCTGTACGAATACAAGCAGATCGTCTCGCCCATCAGGCTCTCCCTCGCCGCGGACGACGGCGGTGCGCCGCGGCTCAGCGTGGCGAACCTTCGCCACACGGCTGACGCGTCCGACGTCGTGCTGCGCTGGCGGGTGGAGCACGACGGCACCCTTGCCGCTTCTGGCGAGCTCGCTGCCGCCGGTGCCGACGGTCCGCTGCGGGCAGGCGAATCCGCCACTTTCACGCTGCCGCCCGTCGCTGCCGCGGCGCAGGGCGAGACGTGGCTGGGCGTCGAGGCGGTGCTGCGCGAAGCCACGCAGTGGGCTGAGGCCGGGCATCCCCTGGCCGAAACCCAGCTGGATCTCTCCGCGCCGCGCGTTGCACCGCGTGCGCCCCGCCCGTCCGCGCCCATCAACGGTGCCGCTCCCGCTGGGCTGGGCCATGCCCAGTTCGACGGCGGTTCGCTCGTTGCGCTGGCCGGCCTGCCTGTGTCCGGTCCCCGGCTCGAGCTGTGGCGGGCACCCACGGACAATGACAGGGGCAAGGGCTTTGGCGCCTACGGTCCGGAAGATCCGTGGCTCAACAACGGGAAGGGCGTTCCGGCACCGTCGTCGGAGGCCGTGTGGCTGCAAGCCGGGCTGGACCGGCTGGTTCGGAGGGTTGAGGACGTGTCAGCACTGCCGGACGGGCTGCGGGTGCGGACCCGGTACAGCGCCGCCAACAGCGCCGACAACGTCTCGATGGAGGAGACCTGGCAGCTGGCGGGCCGGGACCTTTGGCTGCGCCTGGACATCACGCCCAGCGCCGGCTGGGACCTGGTGTTCCCCCGCATCGGGGTGCGCCTGGACCTTCCCACCGATGTTGACGGCGCCTCATGGTTCGGCACCGGCCCGCGGGAATCCTACCCGGACAGCATGCATGCCACGGCCGTGGGTCGGCACAGCGGCTCCATTGACGAGCTGAATGTTCCCTACGCCCGGCCGCAGGAAACCGGGCACCGCAGCGATGTTCGCTCACTGGAGCTGTCCCGCGGCGGGGTGCCGTGGCTGCGCATCGACGCGGAACCGGACCTCTTGGGACGCCGCCCCGGATTCACGCTGGCGCGGCACACCGCACAGGAGATGGGGATGGCCGGGCACCCGCACGAGCTCCCGGCCCCCAGCCACAGCCACCTGTACCTCGACGCCGCCCAGCACGGGCTCGGCTCAAGGGCCTGCGGGCCGGACGTCTGGCCGGACTTTGCCCTGCGCCCGGAAGCCAGGACGCTGGTCCTGCGCTTCTCCGCCCTCTAG
- a CDS encoding carbohydrate ABC transporter permease gives MTAQLTGSSPKPAVKPTAKSKAPGRKKGTSILVTGILVVAALYFLAPVYWVVVASTKSTADLFATNGFAFAETFNLWHNLSQVLSYDGGIFVRWFLNSVLYAGVGALLATYIAAAGGYALAKYKFRGANLVFGIILGGVLVPGTATALPLFLLFSQMGLANTYWSVLLPSLVSPFGLFLCRIYAQATVDPALLEAARLDGAGEIRIFHTVGLRVLTPALVTVFLFQLVGVWNNYFLPLVMLSDTKLYPITLGLNNWLSQVNRLPEFYQLTTGGVLLSIIPLAIAMVVLQRFWRGGLTEGSVK, from the coding sequence ATGACAGCACAGTTGACCGGTTCATCCCCGAAGCCCGCAGTGAAGCCGACGGCTAAATCAAAGGCACCGGGCCGCAAGAAGGGCACCTCGATCCTGGTCACGGGCATTCTGGTGGTGGCCGCCCTGTACTTCCTGGCACCCGTGTACTGGGTGGTCGTCGCATCAACCAAGTCCACCGCCGACCTGTTCGCCACCAACGGCTTTGCCTTCGCCGAAACCTTCAACCTGTGGCACAACCTGTCCCAGGTGCTCAGCTACGACGGCGGCATCTTTGTCCGCTGGTTCCTGAACTCGGTGCTGTACGCAGGTGTCGGCGCCCTCCTGGCCACCTACATCGCAGCCGCCGGCGGCTACGCCCTGGCCAAGTACAAGTTCCGCGGCGCCAACCTGGTCTTCGGCATCATCCTGGGCGGCGTCCTGGTGCCCGGCACGGCCACGGCGCTGCCGCTGTTCCTGCTCTTCAGCCAGATGGGGCTGGCCAACACGTACTGGAGCGTCCTGCTTCCGTCCCTGGTCTCCCCGTTCGGGCTGTTCCTGTGCCGCATCTACGCCCAGGCCACGGTTGATCCCGCCCTGCTGGAAGCCGCCCGCCTCGACGGCGCCGGCGAGATCCGCATCTTCCACACCGTGGGCCTGCGCGTGCTGACCCCGGCCCTGGTCACCGTGTTCCTGTTCCAGCTGGTCGGCGTCTGGAACAACTACTTCCTGCCGCTGGTCATGCTCTCCGACACGAAGCTGTACCCCATTACGCTGGGACTGAACAACTGGCTGAGCCAGGTCAACCGCCTGCCGGAGTTCTATCAGCTCACCACCGGCGGGGTTCTCCTGTCCATCATTCCGCTCGCCATCGCCATGGTTGTGCTGCAGCGCTTCTGGCGCGGCGGCCTCACAGAAGGATCCGTTAAGTAA
- a CDS encoding carbohydrate ABC transporter permease — MTTPPTRTDPAGAAAARPGRTPNTGQRGSGRRTSAVERAPWLLLAPFLALFILTFILPILAALLSSFTKVTRSGLFGEAGITSKFAGFSNYAQALADGNFVASMGRMLLFGVVQVPVMIIMATILALLLESASARWPAFFRAAYFLPYGVPGVIATILWSFMYVPGLSPLIDIAGWFGLSPDFLGPSTVLWSIANIVTWSYTGYNMLIIIAQLKAIPTEVYEAAKMDGASPVKVALAIQLPLIKPALVLTTIFSIIGTLQLFAEPQVLKTVSPAIDSQYTPNLSAYTTAFAYNDYNVAAAQAVLIALVAFALSFAFLAFTNRKSS, encoded by the coding sequence ATGACCACCCCTCCCACAAGGACCGATCCCGCCGGCGCAGCAGCGGCCCGTCCCGGACGCACGCCCAACACCGGCCAACGGGGCAGCGGCAGGCGCACGTCCGCCGTCGAACGCGCCCCTTGGCTGCTGCTGGCACCCTTCCTCGCCCTCTTCATCCTGACATTCATCCTGCCCATCCTGGCCGCCCTGCTCTCCAGCTTCACCAAGGTCACGCGCAGCGGCCTGTTTGGCGAGGCCGGCATCACGAGCAAATTTGCCGGTTTCTCCAACTACGCGCAGGCACTGGCAGATGGAAACTTCGTCGCCTCCATGGGCCGCATGCTCCTTTTCGGCGTGGTGCAGGTCCCGGTCATGATCATCATGGCCACCATTTTGGCGCTGCTGCTGGAGTCAGCCTCGGCCCGGTGGCCTGCGTTCTTCCGTGCAGCCTATTTCCTGCCGTACGGCGTGCCGGGCGTGATCGCCACGATCCTCTGGTCCTTCATGTATGTTCCCGGCCTGAGCCCGTTGATCGACATTGCCGGCTGGTTCGGCCTGTCACCCGATTTCCTGGGGCCGAGCACCGTGCTGTGGTCGATCGCGAACATTGTCACGTGGAGCTACACCGGCTACAACATGCTCATCATCATCGCCCAGCTCAAGGCCATCCCCACCGAGGTGTACGAAGCGGCCAAAATGGACGGCGCATCCCCCGTCAAGGTGGCGCTGGCCATCCAACTGCCGCTGATCAAGCCGGCCCTGGTGCTGACCACCATCTTCTCCATCATCGGCACCCTCCAGTTGTTTGCCGAACCGCAGGTCCTCAAGACAGTGTCCCCGGCAATTGACAGCCAGTACACGCCGAACCTGAGCGCCTACACCACAGCCTTTGCGTACAACGACTACAACGTGGCCGCCGCCCAGGCCGTGCTCATCGCCCTGGTCGCTTTCGCGCTCTCCTTCGCTTTCCTGGCGTTCACGAATAGGAAGTCATCATGA
- a CDS encoding ABC transporter substrate-binding protein, translating to MPRISRRQLLHAGLGTAALGLLSGCATPGTRSVNAAPTIASVPGQKITIEYWSWLKNLQPVADIWNAANPNVQVKTVWIPGGNQGGYPKLYSALAAGGGPDLAHVEYGVIPSFMMVNGLVDLTRYGADEFAGRYDKTLWSQSSYAGGVYGIPQDSGPMATFYQPEILDKVGATAPTSWDEWAQVAAELRKAKSYMDCFPLAEAGFFTALAAQAGAQWFRADADGWVINMTDDATMKVARFFDQAIDQDLVQTDFGAYSPGWFAAAGKGEIASLTSASWGDALVKGISGGAGKWKVAAMPRWGASGFGSSYLGGSAVSVLANSRHPRESLEFAAWLTSTQQGVDAEIEHCGIGWSPATDVIGTARQQPSEFFSGQNYNQDIFAPAALEQNTQWSWWPSQQQSFNILSDGFRFKASGTSLVDTVVNAEQKIMTVFKNSGLSIRKESA from the coding sequence ATGCCACGCATATCACGAAGGCAACTGCTGCACGCCGGCCTCGGCACGGCCGCGCTCGGACTGCTGTCCGGTTGCGCCACGCCGGGAACCCGGTCCGTAAACGCTGCACCAACCATTGCCTCGGTCCCCGGCCAAAAGATCACCATTGAATACTGGTCCTGGCTCAAGAACCTGCAGCCGGTGGCGGACATCTGGAACGCCGCAAACCCGAATGTGCAGGTCAAGACAGTGTGGATCCCCGGCGGCAACCAGGGCGGCTACCCCAAGCTGTACTCCGCGCTGGCCGCAGGGGGCGGGCCCGACCTTGCCCATGTGGAGTACGGCGTCATCCCGTCCTTCATGATGGTCAACGGGCTGGTGGACCTGACCCGCTACGGCGCCGATGAGTTCGCCGGCCGCTACGACAAGACGCTGTGGAGCCAGTCGAGCTATGCGGGCGGCGTGTACGGCATCCCCCAGGACTCGGGCCCCATGGCCACGTTCTACCAGCCCGAAATCCTGGACAAGGTGGGCGCCACCGCCCCCACCTCCTGGGACGAGTGGGCCCAGGTGGCCGCCGAGCTTCGCAAAGCCAAGAGCTACATGGACTGCTTTCCGCTCGCAGAGGCCGGCTTCTTCACAGCCCTGGCCGCCCAGGCTGGCGCCCAATGGTTCCGGGCCGACGCGGACGGCTGGGTCATCAACATGACCGACGACGCGACCATGAAGGTTGCCCGTTTCTTCGACCAGGCCATCGACCAGGACCTCGTCCAGACCGATTTTGGCGCCTACTCCCCGGGCTGGTTTGCAGCCGCGGGCAAGGGCGAAATCGCCTCATTGACCTCGGCCAGCTGGGGAGACGCGCTCGTCAAGGGCATCAGCGGCGGTGCGGGCAAGTGGAAAGTTGCGGCCATGCCCCGTTGGGGTGCGTCCGGTTTCGGCTCCAGCTACCTGGGCGGCTCGGCCGTGTCCGTCCTGGCCAACAGCAGGCATCCGCGCGAATCCCTGGAGTTCGCAGCCTGGCTGACCTCCACCCAACAAGGCGTGGATGCCGAGATCGAGCATTGCGGCATCGGCTGGTCGCCCGCGACGGACGTCATTGGCACCGCGCGCCAACAGCCGTCGGAGTTTTTCAGCGGCCAAAACTACAACCAGGACATCTTCGCCCCGGCGGCGCTTGAGCAAAACACCCAGTGGTCCTGGTGGCCCTCCCAGCAGCAGTCGTTCAACATCCTCAGCGACGGGTTCCGGTTCAAGGCCTCCGGAACCAGCCTCGTGGACACCGTGGTCAACGCGGAACAGAAAATCATGACCGTTTTCAAGAACAGCGGCTTGAGCATCAGGAAGGAATCGGCATGA